CCTCCGCTTCCGCCGTCTCCGCTATCCTCACCAAGCAAGAAACCTTCACAGAAGAATCCCCGAAACCCACCTTCAATTTCAAATCCTACATGCTCTAGAAGGCCGAGGCTATTAATTAACCAGGCTTTGGACGCCGCCGTCTCCCTCCGTGACCCGATTATGATCCACGAGCGATGCGGTATTCTCTTCTCGCCGGCGGCAAGCGGGTCCGACCCGTCCTCCATCTCGTTGTCGACGACGACGGAGATGTAGAACCCGGATTGAAGTTCGGGTCCGGAACCGAACTGGGCTTCGGAGAGGTCCCAGAAGACGAGAATGTTGGGGGAGAGTTTCTTGGAGCCATGCTTCTTCCAGAAGAGAAAGGACTTGGGTGGAGGtggaaggaagaggaggaaagCAACGGAGGGTGGGGGATTCGAATGAGTGACGAGGAGGTTGAGGTGGAGGGAGCGGCCACCTactcccttctctctcctcaGACCACCAAAAAAGGTCTACTCAATATTGCAATCATAGGAAATCGCGCGCAGGCTCAATATTGCAATCATATCAAGTTTACGTATATTCGAGTTTTGCCGTTTAGGGTTTCTGGTTTACGAAAATGCACTTCACTGAGCACCAATCAGAAGATCTCCAACCCACACACGACACGTCGATACCAGTAGACTAAAAGTCCGACATTCCGATTTCCAGCCAATAATACTATTCTTATCATATTTTTGTACCACAATTGTATACCAGTGGCAACAACTACATCATCTAAATTAATTAGtatttaatttcaaaatgttaataaataattaataaaaaaaattgttaattaaatgatgattgtggtatacgagaaGTCTTCTTCTGCCACCTAAgattatttaagtgttttaattaataaaaaaattgaaattaaatgatgtagTTTGTTCAACTCCTCTCTGACCTAAGATGATAAAGAAATGTGATATAAAATTATGGTAAGAATATCATTACTCTTTGGAGCGGAATGAATCTATGACAGAGAAACTTTGGGTTGCACTCTAATGGGCGAGATTATGTCCTCTCCTCAGCCCATTTGTTACCCAATCTTCTGTTTTCATTTTCTGCTAGTCCATAAAAATTGGAATTGGGCATAGAATATAATATTTATCTTTCATAAAAGTACATGTTTAAAccaatataaaaattaatgtcTTTTTCATAATGGTTCTCAAACAATTTATATGAGTGCAAATTGCATAATTTGGCAATAAAGGATTCATCTGTTTGATTTGTGGTACATGTCGATTGCCCCACAAGGCACCAATAATTGCATAATATGGTAATTTCTTATTACCTATACGATGTGGCAATTTCTTATTGGTGTAAACATGTACTTTTATGCTTTTCTGATCAAAATAAGTTGTAACAAGTGAAGGATTTTTAGCATTCTTTTTATTCAGTTAGGCCTTTGAAGGGTTAACATGTATGATTGACCATGTCTTTTTCATTGCGTGTGATTTTTGGCAAGTGATGAACTTCAAGagctgtttttgtttatgtgacAGTGAAAACTCTCGAAACAATTTCTAGAAAATTACATAATCCTCACTGGAAAAATATCAGCCAAACTTCTTGCCAAGATGGTGGGGTAGGCTTCTTCAAATACTTCACTGCCCACATTTTTAGCAATGTCACTTGCAAGTGTTCCTTTGCAAACAACACTTGCCATGTCAGAATCATGTAAGGCTTTATGGGcttcaaattttattgttttaagtACAACTGACTAATAAGTTTTAACTGTTGCTTGAATTTCGGTATCACAGCAAGCTGAAGGGTCTGAATTTAACCGGAGTTATACCTGAGGAATTTGGGGACCTTACTCATTTGGAAGAAATGTAAGTGATTACGTTGTTGGTTTGAATGTGTTATGCACATTAACTGGATTATGGAGATGAATTTCTAATGCTTTTTCACATTAAACAGTGATCTCACTCACAACTACATTAGTGGATCAATCCCTGCCAGCATTTCTCGGTGTCCCATTCGTTCTCTGTAAGTGACTCTGAGGACCTTAAATAATAGCCGCGTGGGTACTTGTAATATATGTTAGGCATGTCATGTAATTGTTGTTAGTGTGTTGCAGCAGATATCTTTTAGGGAATCGACTCAGTGGTTCAATTCCTGCTGGTGACTTTACATTGCTCAGAGAGCTGTAAGTTTTGTATTAATGTTATTTACTTATTGATAattaaaagaaagaaggaacatGCATAACCTTGATTGACAAATACATTTTTTGCAGGGTGTTGGAAGATAATCAATTTGAAGGGCCTCTTCCGCAGAACCTCGGGAGGTTGACTCACTTGGAAAGACCGTAAGATTGCATTCTCATTTCCTATTTTTGCCAAACTTTTTCAAaatccaaatttcatgaaacttTTGCTATTATGTATGACTTCTCACCGCAAGTGCTCTGTAGTGATTAAACTCTTTTTGTAACATGTAATGTAAAACTGTCACAAATTCATTGGATTATCTTTCTTAACTAAGTCTTTACTTTCAACAGCCTTCTTTCTGCGAATAGTTTTACTGGAACGATACCAGAGTCATTCGAAAATCTGAAGAACTTAATTGATTTGTAAGTGATGCAAAATGGCTTGGTTGTACGAATGTGCATAATTTTTACACTGAATTTCTCATCTTCTTTTAATGCCTGCAGTAGGATAGGTGGGAGCCAATTATCAGGAAAGATACCTGAATTTATTGGAAACTGGAGTAAACTTCAAAAACTGTGAGTGTTGCTCTTCATTGTCGTCATCTCCCATCTTTTACTCTTTATTTCCCATCTTTTACTGTGAACGTTTCTTTTAGGATCATCTTTAGATATATTGTACCGAGTTATTCAACAGTCTTCTAAAATCTTCCTTAAAACTAATGTCATTGTATATATACATCTCTTTTAGGAGAGAACTTACATGGAACAAGTTCGCTGTCACATGACGTTCCAATCGAATATGTGCATACAATGGCATTGTTTTTAATGAGAAGACTAAGAATGTTGCTATAGGGATCATGTTATGGTTAGGTTTACTGCTAATCTGGTACTAAGAAGCTTCTTAGTCACTTTTAGTTACTTTCTAGCCTTATAAGGGCATTGAGCCATCAGGAAAGAGGATAGGgattaaatgaaatgatttctgttttgtgtttCCTTTCTCTgcattttcttttcattcctGCATTTCCTTTCCTTTCAATATACTTGTATCCTATCACTTTTCGGCTGAAGAGTTAACTTAAATTTACTGCAGTGATCTGCAAGGTACATCCATGGAAGGCCCTATTCCTTACACCATATCTTCATTGAAATACTTAAAGGAATTGTGAGACCACTGCTCCTCTATCTTGTAATCATTATGTATTCCAATTCTTCAACCATATAACAAATAAATATTTCTGATCTGTTATGTATCAGGATGATATCAGATTTGAATGGTCCAAGTATGCCTTTTCCTACtttgaaatatatgaaaaatatcCAGATAGTGTGAGTTCCATATCGCATAAACTTATTCAAATTGTACTTCAGTGTAATCCCTGACGCAATTATTCTAATTTTTGTTCGTATTCCTGTGACACAGGATTTTGAGAAATTGCTCAATTAGTGGTACAATCCCAAATTACCTTGGCAAGCTGACAAAGCTATTAACATTGTGAGTGCTTTTCTAATCAACATAATTGTATAGATGTATACATGTACTATTGCCAAAATGAACAAGAATTTGAGTTTTTGGATTCAATAAACcttcaaaagttcaaaacaaacCTCTGATGTATGTTAGTATGATGTTCTTTCTCCTTTATTGTAGAGACTTGAGCTTTAACAAGTTAACAGGAGAAATTCCACAGACGATTGAACGTGCTCGCCATCTATCTTTCCTGTAAGTCGGTCAAATGAAACATTCATTTATTGGTGCAAACAGTAcacattatttttaaatatttctcAAGTCAGCCTTATTTACATTTCACTGACCGTTAATTTTTACGTGTGCAGTTGTTTGAGCAACAACATATTGACCGGAGAAGTACCAATTGGGATATTGCAAAGCAAACGTCACCAGTCAGTCTATACTCTAACACTAATCTATGAAGTTTtgctttatttgtgtttgtttcttTAACGCAAAATGCTGGCAaacttcaatttcaatttcacttTTCTGTTTCTCAATTATATGAATTTAGAGTTGTCATCAATGCCACACAAAATCTGTTGCAGGGACTTGTCATACAACAATTTTACGGGTTCACCTTCCGTCAGTTGCCAACATTTGACCGTGTAAGTCTATCAATATCCAAACCTCTTTTTATGCTATTGGCTAAATTCATTAGGTACTTATTTATGCTCTTTTTCCGTCGGATATTATTTGTTAATTCCCTTTATTATTACAGGAATCTAGTTTCTAGTCATTCGTCTCTAGAAAACTCGTAAGTTCACCAAAACTTGTAATTCTGTGTTTATCAAACATCATAAGACACATGTATGACTGAGCCTTAATTCTTTCAACGCGTAGGTGGTGCTTGAAGAAGGGCCTTCCTTGCTCCTCAAAATCGAAATGTGAGTTTaagttcatttaattttttctttcgtCTATCTTTGTAAATTGGTTGGTTGTGTAGTTCAACGttttttttgtacttttgtTGGATGTTGCACGTTGTTAATCGAATTGATAGTTTGAGAACTCTGAGTCAATGTTCGAATGGGGTCTAACAAACATGCAAAAACTAATGAGTTTATCGTCATTATAGGTGTCATACATATGAATTGTAGAGTATAAATttctaataatattcttatcACACATGTAGACCATTCTATATTTATCAATTGTGGAGGGAGGAAGACGAAGTTTGATGGTCATACATATGAAGAGGACTTAAGCACTTTCGGACCATCAAGCTTTTTTTCGTCGTCTCAAAAGTGGGGTTATAGCAGCACGGGGCTGTACATGCACAAGCCTAATGCAAATTACATTGCAACAAATGCGCTATCTTTGAATATCACCGGTCTAGATTTTTATCAAACAGCACGCATTGCCCCTATATCACTCAAGTATTATGCCCTTTGCATGCTAAAAGGCAGGTACAAAGTGCGGCTCTACTTTTCCGAAATAATGTTCACAAATGACCAGACATTTAGCAGTCTCGGAAAACGCTTATTTGACATCTCAATTcaagtgagtacaagtgaatttCACTTACTATTTGTGATTCTTTGCTAGTTTATTTACCCCTTTTTTGTCAAACACCACAATAACTTCAATGGGCAGCatttagtttgtttagcgcgTTCCATTATAGATCACACTTTATGTCTTAAAACTGTACATGAGTTTTCTTTTGGTATGATTAGAGCACGACACATATTTGGAAGGTTATATGTCGTCTAGCTGCTTTATTTGGGTGTTATTTTATACGAAGTTTTAAAAGAAATGCAGAACCTTCAGATGTAAACCTGTTTTTTTAAGTTCTCTCATCTGATTGTTTAAGCCTTAAGTCAGTGCTGCTCAATTTTCCTTCTTTGCCTCATACACTTCATGTAGGCTTTCAATCATCATTTGAACAGAAGTTCATCAATTTGATCTTATTACCacctaattttcttttcttttatttttgggagGGAAATGGAAGGCAGTATTTAGCTAGTCTTAGGTATATTAGTATATTATACTCATTTTTAGGAAGTTGTATGTCGCAATAGGTTTAGCTGCAGTTGGTACCCTATTGTATGACTTTTCTCGAGTGGAATTGAAATATGAAACTAGAATTAATGTTGTTACATATTGAAATTGGTGTGCAGGGGAATTTGGTCCAGAAAGACTTTAATATTATGGACGAAGCAGGAGGTGTTGGTAAGGGAATTGTCAAAGAGTTCAACAATGTTACTGTTCCTGGTAGCACACTAGAGATCCACTTATATTGGGCAGGAAAGGGAACGACTGCCATTCCTTATAGAGATGTCTATGGGCCTCTTATATCTGCGATTAGTGTGACACCAAGTAAGTTTTGCCTATGTTGTTGAATATCTACAAGTAAACTCTCATCTATTAGATTTACATTTATTCTAATAAAATTATACTTTATATTGGCAGACTTTGATCCTCCAACAGAAAGTGTAAGCACCATACCGCATGGTAGGAGTTGTCTGCCTATAAGCACAATAGTTAAAATTGGAGGGAGCGTAGCAGTTGCCATCATATTAATAGTGCTCGTTATTCTTTGGATCAAGGGATGCCTCGTAGGACTACAGAAAACATTGGAGAATGGTATTTTTTGTTTCTCCGTTATAttgcattttcttttcattgttCCATTGCTAAGAAAAACATTTATCCTCTTTTCTGACTTCTCATGCATATTTAAGTGCACACTCTTAAGACAATAGTTGTTCAGATATTGAACGCTCCGAGAGTACATTATATGTTTTAAACTCATGATGCAAAGTATGTCTGCCTATAGGTCCAAGTAGTTGTTAAATTATAGGCCTTCAAACCGTAATGGGATTTAAGATAAAACAATGATATTGTTCTGAAATTTTTCTTAGACACAACAATTTCTTATGAGTTTAACTTATCATGCAGATTTGAAAGGTGTGGAACCACAAACTCGCAAGTTTACCTTTACGGAACTTAGAGATGCCACAGCCAACTTTCACCAAGCCAATATGATTGGTAAAGGTGGTTTTGGTACTGTTTATAAGGTATTCTTCGaaacaaataatttattttctaaattgaTTAATAATAGCAGTCCTAATTATGATTAATTTCTCCATAGAGAAGATATTTGTTTTAACTATCTAAGTCAAATGCAGGGCATTCTTGCTGATAGAACACAGATTGCTGTTAAGCAGCTTTCTTCCAAATCAACCCAAGGAAATCGTGAATTTTTTAATGAGATAGAGAAGCTATGTGCTTTGCAACACCCTAATCTTGTATACCTATACGGATATTGTATTGAAGAAAATCAGTTATTCCTTGTCTACGAGTACATGGAAAACAATAGCGTTTATCATGCTTTGTTTGGTAAGTATCATTTACACCTACATTTCATTTGGTCCATGCATATAGTATAAAAGATTTTATGCACAAAATTATGACTGATTTTGATTAACTTGACAAACTGAGGGGGCAAAAGTAAATCGGTTGGATTTGGATTGGCCAACGAGGCATAAGATATGTGTTGGTATAGCAAAAGGTTTGGCTTACCTTCATGATGGATCAAGCTTGAGGGTTATTCATAGAGATATAAAAGCTTCGAACGTATTGCTTGATAGACATCTTAACCCGAAGATATCGGACTTTGGATTGGCTAAACTTGCCGAAGAGGATAAAACACATATAAGCACCAATCCTGTTGGAACTTTGTGAGTCCTTGTTTTTACTTCTCTTCTTATATTTGTCCTTCCAATATAATTATATTACGGCATATGTCTATAAGTATTGTATTGATGTGATGATTTCATGATTTTGCAGTGGCTACATTGCACCAGAATATGTAAATCAGGGTCATCTTACTGATAAAGCAGATGTTTACAGCTTTGGAATTGTTCTACTAGAGATTATTAGTGggaagaagaaatcaaatcaaggAGGACTCTATATTCTTCATTGGGTAACTTCCTAATTGAACTCTAATTTGGATTTTGTTGATGTCGTTTACCACTAGATagaaggcttttttttttacattcttctttgctaaaatttcactttatttttcttttgttcttttcatGTTTCCAGGCGCATGCTCTCAGATCGAAGGGGAATTTGATGAACTTAGTGGATCCAAGGTTGGGCTCAGAATTCAACAATAAAGAGATGATAGCTACAATCAATGTGGCTCTCCACTGCTGTAATTCAACTTCAAGGCTTAGGCCTACCATGTCTGCAGTTATGAGCATGCGTGAAGGTAAGGCTGTTGTTCCAGAGTTCGTCTTAGGCCCCAATCCCTCATCAAGTACTGAGATGGATGAAGTTTTCCAGTCTATTTTGAGAGGGGGCGCTGGGACACTTGAAGGGCCATCGAATGATTCAGCTGCAGCTCTTGATGATAGCCATCAAGTCAATCCTCATTCAGGCCGCCAAGACAATTAAATAGGAAGAAAATGGCACAGTTATTAGGGACTTGAAACATTTGAAATCACTAATGTCTCGGGAAAATATTTACTTTGCAGTTGGACACTTGTTGCCAGAAACATCAGTGATTTCAAcaagaaatttcaaataaactgtAACAAACCTCGTCCATTCCGATTCTGTCAGTTAAAGCTGATGTATATGAAGCGCTCTGGCAGGAGAGAAAATGCACCCCTGTATTCCATAGCTGTTTCAAACATAAGATATATGTTGATTCCAACTTGCTGAACAATTTCATTGAACTTCCCTTGTGTCATTTGTGAACTTCTTACGTGTTTGATATTTCATCGAATATTTTGTATCACCTCTCTCACTGCTTCCAAAACATCGTGCACAATTGAATTTAGAAGATGTGCAGCAGAGCGAATATCAAATAACTGACCATGGACCAAGAGAGGCCTGTTTTGGGAGATCTGGTCTTTGATTCTTAGAACAATTGTCATCATCGGTGGAACAACATCAAATGTCAAGGCAAACAACTTACTGTCAATGTCCCAGTCTATCAGACATTTGATAACTACTTCTGATAGCAAGTCCTCCATACGAGTAGAATCAAGTGTGACAAAATTCAGAATTTTCTTTTGTAGTTTCCAGTCCTCATCAATATAATGTGCCGTCAATTTAAGCTGACCCAAGTTTGGGTCCGTTTGGTTTTAGGGGCAATTTTCATGGTACAAGCAAAATGTAACTAACGTTTTGATGCAAAAGTCGATAACTTTCGTTTGAACACTTTGTGGGTCTGCCTGATTTTTGTTTTCCAATTCATCTTTATAAATAAGAATTgggaaaataagaaaatattaCTTCTTTcaactgaaaaaataaaattcaatgaATGCGAAAAATAAGAAGTAAGAAGAGAGAAAGGATTTGCACATTTTACCAATTTTGTAGGATTTTTCAAGTATTTACTTGAccgtttgtaataaaaaaatttcaaggtTGATGCATGGATTAATCAAATCTCATCCGTCCATGGATGTTACATGGTTTTGTAAAGGTGTCGTGAATATCGACGGCTTTCACGTCTTCTATTCTATACAAAATGGGGATGCCATTGAGATATCTTCTAAGGCCCCAACCTTGAAGGTTTTCTTGTCTCACCATTTACAGACAACAGTAAAGAGATGTGAGgaaaaatatttacataaaaaagCAGTACTTTGTAAATGCTAGTTGTGTTCATATCACAATGTATAAGTTCAAAAGCATGATTAGTATCAATATGACTTAATCCGAAATCCAATCCAGTTTGTTTTGCCAACAAGGTTTATTCGCAAAATGGAAAATTTCAGGAAAATTTTTAGCTAACATTTGTAGTCTGAAGGGTGAAGGATGACCAAGTCGACGGTGCCACGTGACAAAAAATACCTTGGGAGATGAGGTAGTTGTAAGCGATGTTCGTTCTTTGGAGTCTACTAAATAACAAATCCCATTACGTTATTGGCCCCAACCAATCATCATCCTTGTCTCCAGGTCTTGTAAAATATAAAATCAGGATAACAGGTTACTGAGCATCCCAATGATCGAGTTATCCGACTAACggaaattaaattgaaaaaaaaaaaaagaactattCCAAGAACATTATAAAGTGATATCTTGAAACCAAAACTGTAGGTGCCGACTGAATTTATGGGAACCCAAGTCCCATTAGGTAAGGCCACTAGTGGTAAAGGCCGATTTGTGGTTGCATTAGTCAACGGATGACGAGATATGTGGTCAGTGGAACCACTATCCATAACCCATTGGAAAAAAGAAGGCCAACCTGCTATATTTGCACTTAGAGTCAAGGCCCAATTTTTGGCTCATCATGGACAAAAGTTGACGGAACTGTTCTGTTGTGAGTGGAACGCCACATTGTTGACCGCTAGTTTCCCGCTCAGATTGTTGTCGAGCCCACCAAAACTGCTTGAACCACTGGATTTTCCGTGAAGACGGTGACCCAGCGGATACCCATGGAGCCTCCAACATGTTTCAATAATGTGATGATCCTTATCACAGTAGGAACAGTGCAACGGTTTCCTCTCGGAGGATCTCCCTTTCCTGCCTTTGCTTCTGTGTCCACGAATCGTCTAAGGCctagtttgatattgttgtgttttgaaaaaaaattgctttcgctgtactgtgaaaataagctcatttttgctgctttacgtttttagttttttttcacctaaaattgtgaaaataagctgtttttgaatgtttaccaaacatttttttgagcttaactttttttttatacctattttttataaaagcacctcagtaccaaaccagtactaagCCCAATAAAATTTGCAACACTTTGGTTCCCGCCACTTGTTCATTGTTGGATTGAACAACCCCGCAAGAACATGGCGTAAAAGTTTGGTAGGAATCCATCTCATCCCACAAACCTATAAGCTTGGTGAAATACACGTTGATGGGTTGTTGATTATATGCAAGACTTGCCATATCACGATGGATTTCAAAGAGACGAGACACGTTTTGTTGAGAAAAACGTTCTCGAAGATCATCCCAAACGGTTTTGGTTGTCTTCATGTACACCACACTGGTGGCCAGGTTGCCGAAAAGCGTATTGAGTATCCACATGAGGATCATGTCATT
This window of the Malus domestica chromosome 03, GDT2T_hap1 genome carries:
- the LOC103443978 gene encoding probable LRR receptor-like serine/threonine-protein kinase At1g53440 isoform X2, with the protein product MSSSVIVVLLIGLLVLSCAQLLPPEEVKTLETISRKLHNPHWKNISQTSCQDGGVGFFKYFTAHIFSNVTCKCSFANNTCHVRIIKLKGLNLTGVIPEEFGDLTHLEEIDLTHNYISGSIPASISRCPIRSLYLLGNRLSGSIPAGDFTLLRELVLEDNQFEGPLPQNLGRLTHLERPLLSANSFTGTIPESFENLKNLIDFRIGGSQLSGKIPEFIGNWSKLQKLDLQGTSMEGPIPYTISSLKYLKELMISDLNGPSMPFPTLKYMKNIQIVILRNCSISGTIPNYLGKLTKLLTLDLSFNKLTGEIPQTIERARHLSFLCLSNNILTGEVPIGILQSKRHQDLSYNNFTGSPSVSCQHLTVNLVSSHSSLENSWCLKKGLPCSSKSKYHSIFINCGGRKTKFDGHTYEEDLSTFGPSSFFSSSQKWGYSSTGLYMHKPNANYIATNALSLNITGLDFYQTARIAPISLKYYALCMLKGRYKVRLYFSEIMFTNDQTFSSLGKRLFDISIQGNLVQKDFNIMDEAGGVGKGIVKEFNNVTVPGSTLEIHLYWAGKGTTAIPYRDVYGPLISAISVTPNFDPPTESVSTIPHGRSCLPISTIVKIGGSVAVAIILIVLVILWIKGCLVGLQKTLENDLKGVEPQTRKFTFTELRDATANFHQANMIGKGGFGTVYKGILADRTQIAVKQLSSKSTQGNREFFNEIEKLCALQHPNLVYLYGYCIEENQLFLVYEYMENNSVYHALFVNRLDLDWPTRHKICVGIAKGLAYLHDGSSLRVIHRDIKASNVLLDRHLNPKISDFGLAKLAEEDKTHISTNPVGTFGYIAPEYVNQGHLTDKADVYSFGIVLLEIISGKKKSNQGGLYILHWAHALRSKGNLMNLVDPRLGSEFNNKEMIATINVALHCCNSTSRLRPTMSAVMSMREGKAVVPEFVLGPNPSSSTEMDEVFQSILRGGAGTLEGPSNDSAAALDDSHQVNPHSGRQDN
- the LOC103443978 gene encoding probable LRR receptor-like serine/threonine-protein kinase At1g53440 isoform X1, producing MTKLPTHSLCFLFLCSDRRTMSSSVIVVLLIGLLVLSCAQLLPPEEVKTLETISRKLHNPHWKNISQTSCQDGGVGFFKYFTAHIFSNVTCKCSFANNTCHVRIIKLKGLNLTGVIPEEFGDLTHLEEIDLTHNYISGSIPASISRCPIRSLYLLGNRLSGSIPAGDFTLLRELVLEDNQFEGPLPQNLGRLTHLERPLLSANSFTGTIPESFENLKNLIDFRIGGSQLSGKIPEFIGNWSKLQKLDLQGTSMEGPIPYTISSLKYLKELMISDLNGPSMPFPTLKYMKNIQIVILRNCSISGTIPNYLGKLTKLLTLDLSFNKLTGEIPQTIERARHLSFLCLSNNILTGEVPIGILQSKRHQDLSYNNFTGSPSVSCQHLTVNLVSSHSSLENSWCLKKGLPCSSKSKYHSIFINCGGRKTKFDGHTYEEDLSTFGPSSFFSSSQKWGYSSTGLYMHKPNANYIATNALSLNITGLDFYQTARIAPISLKYYALCMLKGRYKVRLYFSEIMFTNDQTFSSLGKRLFDISIQGNLVQKDFNIMDEAGGVGKGIVKEFNNVTVPGSTLEIHLYWAGKGTTAIPYRDVYGPLISAISVTPNFDPPTESVSTIPHGRSCLPISTIVKIGGSVAVAIILIVLVILWIKGCLVGLQKTLENDLKGVEPQTRKFTFTELRDATANFHQANMIGKGGFGTVYKGILADRTQIAVKQLSSKSTQGNREFFNEIEKLCALQHPNLVYLYGYCIEENQLFLVYEYMENNSVYHALFVNRLDLDWPTRHKICVGIAKGLAYLHDGSSLRVIHRDIKASNVLLDRHLNPKISDFGLAKLAEEDKTHISTNPVGTFGYIAPEYVNQGHLTDKADVYSFGIVLLEIISGKKKSNQGGLYILHWAHALRSKGNLMNLVDPRLGSEFNNKEMIATINVALHCCNSTSRLRPTMSAVMSMREGKAVVPEFVLGPNPSSSTEMDEVFQSILRGGAGTLEGPSNDSAAALDDSHQVNPHSGRQDN